The Thermoproteota archaeon genome includes a window with the following:
- a CDS encoding glutamate racemase has product MNEKIVVFDSGLGSLSIIKPIQRVRKSDIIYFADNKNFPYGKKPVSELKKIIQNTISVIEKKFNPEIIIIGSNTPTLLFPEILSKKIHGVLPPLIDASRVTRTENIAILATETVVNSKKIDLFIKKQKISQSIKVFKINASPLVNLVESGKFLEDKKYCRKIIQRTLKKIILKNEIDVFTLSSTHLPFLKDILEKEFPSVKFLDPAPSIAKRLPKSNLKRNRLSIYTNGDLKKFQYTLKKINISNRVKKLEIS; this is encoded by the coding sequence ATGAATGAAAAAATTGTCGTATTTGATTCCGGTTTAGGCTCTCTTTCAATAATAAAACCAATCCAAAGAGTTAGAAAATCTGATATCATCTATTTTGCAGATAATAAAAATTTCCCCTATGGAAAAAAACCCGTGTCAGAGTTAAAGAAAATTATTCAGAACACAATTTCAGTGATTGAAAAAAAATTCAATCCAGAAATAATCATTATCGGTTCAAACACACCTACGTTGTTGTTTCCTGAAATATTATCTAAAAAAATACATGGTGTCCTTCCACCACTCATAGATGCTTCAAGGGTAACAAGAACAGAGAATATTGCCATATTAGCAACAGAAACAGTCGTTAACAGTAAAAAGATTGATCTTTTCATAAAGAAGCAAAAGATTTCTCAATCGATCAAAGTTTTTAAGATAAATGCATCTCCATTGGTAAATCTTGTTGAATCGGGAAAATTTCTTGAAGATAAAAAATATTGTAGAAAGATAATTCAAAGAACATTAAAAAAAATAATTTTAAAGAATGAAATTGACGTGTTTACTCTATCAAGTACACATTTACCTTTTTTGAAAGATATACTAGAGAAAGAATTCCCTAGTGTAAAATTTTTAGATCCAGCTCCAAGCATTGCAAAGAGATTGCCAAAATCTAATTTGAAACGTAACAGATTAAGTATCTATACAAATGGAGATCTAAAAAAATTCCAGTATACATTAAAGAAGATTAACATATCAAATAGAGTAAAGAAATTGGAGATCAGTT